The window CGCCTGTGCCGCTCGCTGGATCTGGGCGGCAAGTATCAGGTGCTGCTCAAGACAGTGCTCGAGCCCAAGGCTGGGCGTGGCCAGCCGGGCGATCAGGCGCGCACGACAATAAGGCACCTGTTTGAAACCGGCGTACGAACGCGCATGCAAGCAGCGGTTTACGAGGCCAGGTTCAAGCGGCAACTGGATGAGCGGGATCTGCTTCGGCTGCGGTCGATGCTGGAAACCCCTGCGCTCACACCCTATGGCAAAGGCACGCTGACACCTCGCCAACTCTATCTGCTCGGCAAGTGCGTGACGGGGGTCATCACTCTCGAATGGCGCCCTGCCTTGGCTGCCGACATCGACGAGATCATCGTCTGGATACCCGATGCCCCCGGGCAAAGCCTGTGCTTTTACGACAGTTGGAACGATGTGTACAGCGACCTGGCCACTCGCCTCAAACAGCAGCCATTCCGCAGGTTTTTCAAGCGTTTCATCAAGGCGCGGGACACAAGCGCTTTCGACAAGGAACTTGCACAACGGCTGGTAGCGTCGCCTGGAGCAAAGAAACTGCAGCTCGACGGGCGAAACCTGCCCATAGAGGGGGATGTGTTCGCACATGTACGAGCGCTTTTGCTCGGACGAATGTTCGATGATGCAGCCTACCTGGCTGTGCCCACGGACGTCGAAGACCGCCTGAGCAGACATCAGCGCTTGCAGGGCATGCTCAGCGCCGGGTTGGACCTGCTGGGGCTGGCAGCTCTGGTCGTACCGGTATTGGGAGACCTGCTGCTGGTCGTCAGCGCGGCGCAATTGCTCGATGAAGTCTACGAAGGCTACCAGGACTGGCAGCTAGGTGATCGCCAAGGTGCATTGGACCACTTGTTCAACGTAGCCCAGGGTTTGGCGACCACAGGCCTGACTGCAGGTGCGCTGCATACGCTGCGACGAACACCTTTTGTCGACACGCTTGCGCCAACGGTGTTGCCCGGCCGCGGCGTAAGGCTGACCAGAAACCTCCGCTACCTGCCTGCCGAGGAAAATGTCTCGGTATTATTGGAAGGCCTGCAAGGGGAGCACTTTGCCGACACGTTGTCAGACCATGGCCGGATGCTTCTGCAGGTCACAGGCCTGTCCGTGGACCAACTGCGCCGACTTTGCCTGGAGAACGCTCCACCACCCGCGCGGCTGCTAGACATCCACGACCGGATCAAGTTGCACCAGCAGGATCCGACCCTGAAAGGGCTGGCCTTCGAACAAAAACTTCAGGCATGGCAAACACCGCTATCCATCGACCAGGCCAAGCTGATCGGCGCCTTTCGGGGGCTGTCGCCAAGGGGCGCCCAGGAAGTCATCGACCATTGCAGTAGCGCCCAGATAGAACAGTTGCATGCTTCCGGGCGGATACCACTGAGCATGGCGCAACATGCACGATGGTATGAACATGCCAGCCGTATTGACCGAGCTTGTCTCGGCTTGCGCCTACAGAACCTGACCAACACCGATAGCGAAATACTGGCGCTACGCCTCATCGAGCGGGAAGCCCCGTGGCCAGACTCAGTACGGGTCGAATTACGCCACGGCGGCCCGGAGGGATTACAGATATTCGCCAGCCAGAGCGAGACCGCGCAGAAGGTGCGCACCATTGTCAAAAATGAGCAAGGCTACGCCCTGGCTGGCGAAGAAACCCAGGGCAAGTCCTTGCTGGCAGCGCTCCTGCGGTGCCTGGACGACGAGCAGAAAACCCGGTTGGGGAACCGCAACCTGCAGCTCAGGGAACTGCGCGACAAACTGGCCATGGCAGCCGAACAGGATCGCGACTCCACGGCTAGCCTGCTCGACCTGCCCGGCATCCGCGCAACTATCAGGCCGCCCCGGCGTTTCGCCGACGGCAGGCTGGCCTATACACTCAGCGGCGGTGGTGAAAGCAGCCAAAGCGCTATTCGCCGAGGGATCCATCAAATATTCCCCACACTCTCCGAACTGCAACTGGACGCTTACCTCGAAGCAGTCCGCCAGCGCGGGGAGAGCTTGTGGGACCATTACCAGGCGCTGCAACGCCAGCTTGCCGACCTGCGCGAAACACTTCGGGTCTGGCAGGCCGGTTGGCAATCTCCGATCGACGCCATTCGCAGACGCCGGGTAGCCGATACCCTTCGCCGCAGTTGGCGGCGCAAACTGGTGGACGGCAACGACCAATATGAACTGACCATAGACGGCGAGCACATCGATGCCTTGCCAGACCTGCCGGAGGGTGTGGAATACCGACACGTGCGCCGGCTGACGTTACGCAACATGCGCCTGCAGCAGATCGATGCGCGCTTCCTAAGGCTGTTCCCCAACGTCGTGGACCTGGACCTGAGCGGCAACCAGCTGACATTGGTTCCCGAGGGCATCGAGGGCCTCAGCCAGCTACGGCGCTTGAACCTGAGCAACAACCTGATTGCGATGGACGCAGCAGGTAGTAGCCGCCTGGCTCAGTTGCAGCGGCTGGATACCCTGATACTCAATTACAACCCCCTCAACGGCATGCCCGACCTCTCGGCCTTGCCACATGTGCGGGACCTGCGCCTGCGAGCAACGGGCCAGGCGGATATTGGCCTGGTCCACCAGAGCGTAGCGCTACGCACCCATATCGACTTGCGCAACAACAGAATCAGCGAGTTGCAGCGCGAGATGCGCGGCTTGCGCCTGCGCCTGCAAAGGCTGAACCTGCATGACAATCCGTTGAGCGAAGGCAGCATCGAGTATCTGGACGAAGCACAGGGTGCCAGCGAAACAGGCGCCCGAGGCAGCGCGTCGTATGCCCACGAGCCAATAGATGAAGAAACCCGTGCAACCTGGGTAGCATCCAGAAACGAGCTCCTCCGTGCAGAACGGGAGGCAGCCTGGGACCGCCTGAGCGAGGAGCCGGGCTCTGGAGGCCTGTTCAGGTTCCTGGCCGACTTTGCCCAGAGCGAAGACTTCGAGGCCCATCCGCGGCATTTTCGACGCCGTCTCTGGCACATCCTCGAAGCCTGCGAAAACAATGAAGCGTTACGCGAGCAGTTGTTTCGCGAGGCCGACGGGCCGCGTACCTGCGAGGATCGCCTGTTGCTGCTGCTCAACCAGATGGAAGTGGGCGTGCTGGCCTTCCAGGGCATCGAAGGGGTGCCAGCGGAAATGAGAGAGAGCCGCCTGCTGTATCTGGGCGGCCAGCTGCACCGCCTGGACCTGCTTGACGATATTGCCAACCGGCACATCCAGGCCCTGCGCGAAGCAGGACGCAGAGTAGATGAAATCGAAGTTCGGCTTTTCTATCGCCTGCGGCTGACAGGGCCACTTGACTTGCCAGCACCACCGGATGAGATGCACTTCGCATCATTCGCCCACGTGACAACGCGGGATCTGAATGCAGCAGAAATAGAAGTACTGCAAAGCTACAGCACCTTGTCGATGCTGGACGCGCTTGCAGGCCGCCCTTACTGGCAGAACTACCTGCGAGAAACCTATGCTGACCGTTTCGAGGCGACCGCAAGGCCTTATCACGAGCGAATGGAAGCGCTCGAGGCACGGGCCGTGGCCGGCCAGGAAGCGGGCTATGAAGACCAGGCCAGGGTTTTGATGCGCGAACTTGCCGCCGAGGAGTCAGTGCTGATACGCACCCTCACTACCGAGGCCTGGGCGCGCTGGAACCAGACGCCGAAAGAGCGGCTCATGCCCCACTGACCAGGCTGGCAGCACTGCGATCAGGCTCAGCATGGCAGCGGTCCTGATCGCTCGTGCATTGCGATGCAGGGCTGGCAATCCGTTCGGATTTCCGAACGATTAACCGCTATTCATTCGGTATGGCGAATGAAACTTACCGTCGCACGATGAGTGCGAAAGGTTGATTCCCAATGAATTCGAGGCGTTATGATCAATGCCAGAGCTTGGCACGACTCATGCTCTACACTTGGTAGCCGAATGCAATCGTTTATTTCTGTATTCGTTGAACGAAGAGTCCGCCAACGGCTCCATAAAAAAAACAAACACGTCGAGGAAAATTTGATGCGCATCGTTCGTCAATTGCTGGGCGCCGCCATCGCGGCCGCCGTGATCGCTTCGCCGGCCATGGCCGAAGAACTGACCGGCACCCTGAAGAAGATCAAGGAGTCGGGCACCATCACCCTGGGCCACCGCGACTCCTCCATCCCGTTTTCCTACCTGGCCGGCAAGCCAGAGCCCGTGGGCTACTCGCATGACATCCAGCTGGCTGTCGTCGACGCCCTGAAGAAGCAGCTGGGCACGGACATCAAGGTCCGCTACAACCTCGTCACCTCCCAGACCCGCATCCCGCTGGTGCAGAACGGCACCGTAGACCTCGAGTGCGGCTCCACCACCAACAACGTCGAGCGCCAGCAGCAAGTCGGCTTCTCGGTCGGTATCTTCGAAGTCGGTACCCGCCTGCTGACCAAGGTCAAGGACGGTCAGCCGGCATACAAGGACTTCCCGGACCTGGCCGGCAAGAACGTGGTAACCACCGCAGGTACCACCTCCGAGCGCATCCTCAAGGCGATGAACGCCGACAAGCAGATGAAGATGAACGTGATTTCCGCCAAGGACCACGGTGAAGCCTTCAACATGCTCGAAAGCGGCCGCGCCGTGGCCTTCATGATGGACGACGCCCTGCTCGCCGGCGAAATGGCCAAGGCTCGCAAGCCGTCGGACTGGGTCATCACCGGTACCCCGCAGTCCTACGAGATCTACGGCTGCATGGTGCGCAAGGATGACGCGGCCTTCAAGAAAGCAGTCGATGACGCCATCGTCGGCTACTTCAAGTCGGGCGAAGTCAACAAGAGCTACGACAAATGGTTCCAAC of the Pseudomonas asiatica genome contains:
- a CDS encoding NEL-type E3 ubiquitin ligase domain-containing protein, which encodes MPPTEYNPSYSVDALIAQQLPDWLTGADTTHLQAYGKALGAQQQAADSLRHLLERIPRLEDFALPLLERALREQRLGHIDARRGHVVVSEEFQLPSAAEHFYKPTVIHSTRQTLLAAALHNFEAHEAEPWLLRKAHLENEKGEKLAMTFEQFVRLCRSLDLGGKYQVLLKTVLEPKAGRGQPGDQARTTIRHLFETGVRTRMQAAVYEARFKRQLDERDLLRLRSMLETPALTPYGKGTLTPRQLYLLGKCVTGVITLEWRPALAADIDEIIVWIPDAPGQSLCFYDSWNDVYSDLATRLKQQPFRRFFKRFIKARDTSAFDKELAQRLVASPGAKKLQLDGRNLPIEGDVFAHVRALLLGRMFDDAAYLAVPTDVEDRLSRHQRLQGMLSAGLDLLGLAALVVPVLGDLLLVVSAAQLLDEVYEGYQDWQLGDRQGALDHLFNVAQGLATTGLTAGALHTLRRTPFVDTLAPTVLPGRGVRLTRNLRYLPAEENVSVLLEGLQGEHFADTLSDHGRMLLQVTGLSVDQLRRLCLENAPPPARLLDIHDRIKLHQQDPTLKGLAFEQKLQAWQTPLSIDQAKLIGAFRGLSPRGAQEVIDHCSSAQIEQLHASGRIPLSMAQHARWYEHASRIDRACLGLRLQNLTNTDSEILALRLIEREAPWPDSVRVELRHGGPEGLQIFASQSETAQKVRTIVKNEQGYALAGEETQGKSLLAALLRCLDDEQKTRLGNRNLQLRELRDKLAMAAEQDRDSTASLLDLPGIRATIRPPRRFADGRLAYTLSGGGESSQSAIRRGIHQIFPTLSELQLDAYLEAVRQRGESLWDHYQALQRQLADLRETLRVWQAGWQSPIDAIRRRRVADTLRRSWRRKLVDGNDQYELTIDGEHIDALPDLPEGVEYRHVRRLTLRNMRLQQIDARFLRLFPNVVDLDLSGNQLTLVPEGIEGLSQLRRLNLSNNLIAMDAAGSSRLAQLQRLDTLILNYNPLNGMPDLSALPHVRDLRLRATGQADIGLVHQSVALRTHIDLRNNRISELQREMRGLRLRLQRLNLHDNPLSEGSIEYLDEAQGASETGARGSASYAHEPIDEETRATWVASRNELLRAEREAAWDRLSEEPGSGGLFRFLADFAQSEDFEAHPRHFRRRLWHILEACENNEALREQLFREADGPRTCEDRLLLLLNQMEVGVLAFQGIEGVPAEMRESRLLYLGGQLHRLDLLDDIANRHIQALREAGRRVDEIEVRLFYRLRLTGPLDLPAPPDEMHFASFAHVTTRDLNAAEIEVLQSYSTLSMLDALAGRPYWQNYLRETYADRFEATARPYHERMEALEARAVAGQEAGYEDQARVLMRELAAEESVLIRTLTTEAWARWNQTPKERLMPH
- a CDS encoding glutamate/aspartate ABC transporter substrate-binding protein; amino-acid sequence: MRIVRQLLGAAIAAAVIASPAMAEELTGTLKKIKESGTITLGHRDSSIPFSYLAGKPEPVGYSHDIQLAVVDALKKQLGTDIKVRYNLVTSQTRIPLVQNGTVDLECGSTTNNVERQQQVGFSVGIFEVGTRLLTKVKDGQPAYKDFPDLAGKNVVTTAGTTSERILKAMNADKQMKMNVISAKDHGEAFNMLESGRAVAFMMDDALLAGEMAKARKPSDWVITGTPQSYEIYGCMVRKDDAAFKKAVDDAIVGYFKSGEVNKSYDKWFQQPIPPKGLNLQFPMSDELKKLIAEPTDKAADEKKS